A single genomic interval of Halalkalibaculum roseum harbors:
- a CDS encoding metallophosphoesterase family protein — protein sequence MIKVGLIADTHNYLDPQVHEYFEECDEIWHAGDFGNIGIADELKEIAPLTGVYGNIDGQDIRKEYPLHQRFTRDGINIWMTHIGGTLGRYCIPIREEMENNPPDVFICGHSHILKIGRDQEKNRMLFINPGAAGKQGFQVYRTCVRFDISDGKFRNMEVINLGKLGE from the coding sequence ATGATCAAAGTTGGACTAATAGCTGATACGCACAACTATCTTGATCCCCAGGTACACGAGTATTTCGAAGAATGTGATGAGATTTGGCATGCAGGTGATTTTGGCAATATCGGCATCGCCGACGAATTGAAGGAAATAGCTCCTCTAACAGGGGTATATGGTAACATTGACGGGCAGGATATTCGAAAGGAGTACCCGCTTCACCAACGATTTACACGAGATGGCATCAACATCTGGATGACTCATATCGGAGGTACCTTGGGTAGGTATTGTATACCGATTAGAGAAGAGATGGAAAATAATCCGCCGGATGTTTTCATCTGCGGACACTCGCATATTCTTAAAATTGGCCGGGACCAGGAGAAAAACCGGATGCTATTTATCAATCCGGGTGCCGCCGGAAAGCAGGGTTTCCAGGTATACCGAACCTGTGTTCGCTTCGACATAAGCGACGGCAAATTTCGAAATATGGAAGTCATTAATCTTGGTAAACTGGGGGAGTGA
- a CDS encoding sensor histidine kinase, giving the protein MNYRNRTFLQLPPVRWGQYILFWGLSFFILSRYFAYQNEVSRIDLIYTFLFHISILAAVLINSFYLIPKYLAKQNYFRFGALFIVTLITSTALNIITFRYLADWLFPDYYFISYYGWFEIAQFIATYLIVTTLLQLSGSWFREAEIKQKLAETEQARTETELRALKAQINPHFLFNSLNHVYSLAVKQSPKTAPAILKLSDLLRYTIRNINESTVALEQEIGYINTYIELFKNRVKHPERIDFRQKGDTNNLSIAPLLLLTFVENCFKHGSISEEGEKIIISIDVSGNTLSLHTENNIAKEDATDLPEEASGLGLENANKRLQLLYPGRHQLDINTDENLFKLSLTIELT; this is encoded by the coding sequence ATGAATTACCGCAACCGTACCTTTCTGCAACTGCCCCCTGTGAGATGGGGGCAGTATATATTATTCTGGGGACTCTCTTTTTTTATTTTGAGCAGGTATTTTGCCTATCAAAATGAGGTCAGCAGAATAGATCTCATTTATACTTTTCTATTCCATATCAGTATTCTTGCCGCCGTACTTATTAACAGTTTCTATCTTATTCCCAAGTACCTCGCCAAACAGAACTATTTCCGGTTTGGGGCCTTATTTATAGTAACACTCATTACCAGTACGGCTCTTAATATCATTACCTTTCGATACCTCGCAGATTGGTTGTTCCCTGATTACTATTTCATCAGTTATTACGGCTGGTTTGAAATCGCGCAATTCATCGCAACTTATCTAATTGTAACGACCCTTTTGCAGTTATCCGGTAGCTGGTTCCGGGAGGCTGAAATTAAACAGAAATTGGCTGAGACCGAACAGGCACGGACGGAGACAGAGTTGAGAGCTTTAAAAGCTCAAATAAATCCACACTTTCTGTTTAACAGCCTGAATCATGTATACTCACTCGCGGTTAAACAATCGCCTAAAACAGCACCGGCGATCTTAAAACTCTCCGATCTGCTTCGCTATACCATCCGAAACATCAATGAGTCAACGGTAGCCCTTGAGCAGGAGATTGGCTACATAAATACTTATATCGAACTTTTTAAGAACAGAGTAAAGCATCCTGAGCGAATTGACTTTCGACAAAAAGGTGATACCAATAATTTAAGCATAGCTCCTCTTCTGTTACTCACATTCGTTGAAAATTGCTTTAAACACGGCAGCATTTCCGAAGAGGGTGAAAAAATTATTATATCAATAGATGTATCCGGGAATACCCTTTCCCTTCATACCGAGAACAATATCGCAAAGGAGGATGCTACTGATCTGCCTGAAGAAGCCTCGGGGCTGGGTCTAGAGAATGCTAATAAAAGGCTTCAGCTGCTTTATCCGGGACGTCACCAGCTGGACATAAATACAGATGAAAATCTTTTTAAGCTTAGCTTAACTATTGAGTTGACATGA
- the rlmD gene encoding 23S rRNA (uracil(1939)-C(5))-methyltransferase RlmD translates to MALKKGQEVELEIESAAFKGKGLAKVDGLAVFVPNTAPGDKVKARIIKKKKSYREAKLLEVLEEGEHRIEPKCRHAKECGGCNWQHVRYEHQLQFKRDQVRDHMHRIGGLCHLEVNPTVGCEDIYHYRNKMEYSIGHKRWLSREEINKDEFVSDRCFAAGLHAPGRFDKILNIQECHLQDSISYKILDFVRTYCREHDIEPYNTIDNEGFMRNVVVRNSYHTDDLMVNLVTYKDEEETIQKLSDALLEAFSEITTLVVNINDTKSPTAVGRYEKVMYGPGYITEYIGPYHFNIHANAFFQTNTQQAEILYDIARNFADIQSDEIVYDLYCGVGTLSLYLSEAARKVVGVEIVDVALENAIQNAKENEVQNVDFVLGDMKDEFNQAMIAEHGEPDCIITDPPRSGMHPDVVERLMELKVPKLVYVSCNSSTMARDLKELNKVYEILEVQPVDMFPQTYHIETVANLRLRENNN, encoded by the coding sequence ATGGCTTTAAAAAAAGGGCAGGAAGTTGAGCTTGAAATTGAATCAGCTGCTTTTAAAGGAAAAGGGTTGGCAAAAGTTGACGGCTTAGCCGTGTTTGTACCAAATACGGCACCCGGCGACAAAGTCAAGGCCCGCATTATTAAAAAGAAGAAAAGCTACCGGGAAGCCAAGCTGCTGGAAGTACTGGAAGAAGGAGAACATCGAATAGAACCAAAATGCCGCCATGCCAAAGAGTGCGGCGGCTGTAACTGGCAGCATGTACGTTATGAGCACCAGCTTCAGTTCAAAAGAGATCAGGTTAGAGATCACATGCATCGCATCGGCGGTCTTTGCCATCTGGAGGTAAATCCCACCGTAGGCTGTGAAGACATCTACCACTACCGGAACAAGATGGAGTATTCCATCGGGCATAAGCGATGGCTGAGCAGGGAGGAGATTAATAAGGATGAGTTTGTAAGTGATCGTTGTTTTGCCGCAGGTTTACATGCACCCGGACGCTTCGACAAAATACTCAATATACAGGAATGTCATCTCCAGGATTCGATATCCTATAAAATCCTGGACTTTGTACGCACCTATTGCCGAGAACACGATATTGAACCATACAATACCATCGACAACGAAGGCTTCATGCGCAACGTGGTGGTACGAAACTCTTATCATACCGATGACCTTATGGTCAACCTGGTTACCTATAAAGACGAGGAAGAGACCATTCAAAAACTATCAGATGCCCTACTCGAGGCGTTTTCTGAAATCACTACCCTGGTGGTTAATATCAATGATACCAAGAGTCCGACTGCTGTAGGCCGATACGAAAAGGTAATGTATGGTCCGGGGTATATAACCGAATACATCGGTCCCTATCACTTTAATATCCACGCGAATGCATTTTTCCAGACTAATACCCAGCAGGCAGAGATACTCTATGACATAGCCAGGAATTTTGCAGATATCCAATCCGATGAAATAGTTTATGATCTTTATTGCGGGGTAGGAACATTAAGCCTGTATTTAAGCGAAGCTGCGCGGAAGGTCGTCGGAGTGGAAATTGTGGATGTCGCCCTGGAGAATGCGATACAGAACGCCAAGGAAAATGAAGTTCAGAATGTAGACTTTGTACTGGGCGACATGAAAGATGAATTTAACCAAGCCATGATAGCCGAACATGGCGAGCCTGACTGCATTATTACCGATCCGCCACGCTCAGGCATGCATCCCGATGTAGTCGAACGCCTGATGGAATTAAAAGTGCCCAAATTGGTGTATGTGAGCTGCAACAGCTCTACCATGGCCAGAGATCTTAAAGAGCTTAATAAAGTATATGAGATCCTGGAAGTGCAGCCCGTGGATATGTTTCCACAAACCTACCATATTGAGACAGTAGCTAACCTCAGATTGAGGGAAAATAACAATTAA
- a CDS encoding lactonase family protein: protein MKYLKFFILIALVSTNAISCTQQTQQKEEFYLFVGTYTGEGSEGIYLYRFNAADGTVSPADTVSGIADPSYIYLSPDHTALYAVNELADSTDATVSAFSFDAQNGQISLLNRQSSRGGAPCYISTDKNGEAVFVANYLGGSLAMFPINEDGSLEEAKTVIKHQGSSVNENRQESPHVHCTIISPDNRFLFAADLGTDKLTGYAYDSANNSLSSEPAIVYETEKGAGPRHLTFHPSGEYAYLVNELNGSIVAFSYLDGNLDELQTISTLPENYEGAISGADIRISPDGKFLYASNREDLNNIVIYSVDESGMLSKVGEEPSGGVHPRNFRIDPTGRYLLAANRHTDNIVVFERDTNTGLLNRTGTEIEVSQPVSLQMIPVPGN, encoded by the coding sequence ATGAAATATCTCAAGTTTTTTATTCTGATTGCCCTGGTATCCACGAACGCTATTAGCTGTACACAGCAAACACAACAGAAAGAAGAATTCTATCTGTTTGTGGGTACCTATACCGGAGAGGGAAGTGAAGGCATATATTTGTATCGTTTCAATGCTGCGGACGGAACGGTTTCACCGGCAGATACCGTGTCCGGAATAGCTGACCCTTCCTACATTTATCTTTCACCGGATCATACCGCACTATATGCAGTAAATGAGCTTGCTGATTCTACTGACGCAACCGTCAGTGCCTTCTCTTTTGATGCTCAGAATGGCCAAATAAGCTTGCTAAACCGTCAATCAAGCAGGGGTGGGGCTCCGTGTTACATTAGTACCGATAAGAACGGAGAAGCGGTATTTGTAGCCAATTATCTCGGAGGGTCATTGGCTATGTTTCCTATAAATGAAGACGGTTCACTAGAAGAAGCAAAGACAGTCATAAAACATCAGGGAAGTAGTGTTAATGAAAACCGGCAGGAAAGTCCGCATGTGCACTGTACCATCATTTCACCGGATAACAGATTCTTATTTGCAGCTGACCTGGGAACCGATAAGCTGACTGGATATGCTTATGATTCCGCAAACAATAGTCTATCAAGTGAACCTGCTATTGTTTATGAGACCGAAAAGGGAGCCGGTCCGCGTCACCTGACCTTTCATCCTAGCGGGGAGTATGCTTACCTGGTCAACGAGCTAAACGGTAGCATCGTAGCTTTCAGCTACTTGGATGGAAATCTTGATGAGTTACAAACAATTAGCACGCTGCCGGAAAACTATGAAGGAGCGATCTCGGGCGCTGATATACGAATATCACCCGACGGGAAGTTTTTGTATGCTTCCAATCGTGAGGATCTGAATAACATTGTAATATACTCAGTAGACGAGAGTGGAATGCTCAGCAAAGTGGGAGAAGAGCCCTCAGGTGGGGTGCATCCAAGGAATTTTAGAATTGATCCTACCGGAAGATACCTTTTGGCTGCCAACAGGCACACTGATAATATCGTAGTCTTTGAACGGGATACAAATACCGGTCTGCTTAACAGAACAGGTACTGAAATAGAGGTTTCCCAGCCTGTCAGCCTACAGATGATCCCTGTACCGGGGAATTGA
- a CDS encoding glycosyltransferase family 2 protein: MHRFSIIIVSWNALHHLQEFLPSVAKTHYDNYEIILANNASSDGSVEWVERQFPEVEIATFDKNYGYCGGNNRAVPYANGDILLFLNNDVAVEQDWLQGLNDTFDEDKKIAAVQPKMLSYENPEYFEYAGAAGGYLDKYGYPFCKGRIFDTLETDLGQYDSPSDILWGSGAALAIRKEVFEEMGGFDEDFEFHMEEIDLCWRIWNEGLKVRYCPKSVVYHLGGGSMPMGSPRKVYYNYRNNLRMIWKNASSGTLPYRFPIRYKLDIIAAFRSLFTGNIEEFKAIARAHKDFWKYFHRTQQKRNKLLESRKISTNPETMLSINLIWDYFLRGKRHFNELIDETHGNSHI; encoded by the coding sequence ATGCATCGTTTTAGTATCATCATTGTTTCATGGAATGCTTTGCATCATCTGCAGGAGTTTTTGCCCAGCGTGGCAAAAACACATTATGATAACTATGAAATAATACTTGCCAATAATGCCTCAAGCGACGGTTCAGTAGAATGGGTGGAACGGCAGTTTCCCGAGGTGGAAATTGCAACGTTTGACAAGAACTATGGCTACTGTGGCGGCAATAACCGGGCAGTACCTTACGCCAATGGCGACATATTGCTGTTTTTAAACAATGATGTAGCAGTTGAGCAGGACTGGCTGCAAGGACTCAATGACACTTTCGATGAAGATAAAAAAATAGCCGCGGTTCAACCCAAAATGCTGTCATATGAAAATCCGGAATATTTTGAATATGCGGGAGCTGCAGGCGGATATCTGGACAAATACGGCTATCCTTTTTGTAAGGGGCGTATTTTCGACACTCTGGAGACTGATTTAGGACAATATGATTCGCCCTCCGATATACTTTGGGGGAGTGGTGCGGCACTTGCTATTAGAAAAGAAGTTTTTGAGGAGATGGGAGGCTTCGATGAAGATTTTGAATTTCATATGGAAGAGATCGATCTCTGCTGGCGTATCTGGAACGAAGGCCTAAAAGTACGTTATTGCCCCAAGAGTGTTGTTTACCACCTCGGGGGCGGTTCAATGCCCATGGGCTCACCGCGAAAGGTCTATTATAATTATCGGAATAACCTGAGAATGATCTGGAAGAATGCTTCATCGGGGACCCTTCCCTATCGTTTTCCGATCAGGTACAAGCTGGATATCATAGCTGCTTTTCGATCCCTGTTTACCGGTAACATTGAAGAGTTCAAAGCCATTGCACGTGCCCATAAAGATTTCTGGAAGTATTTTCATCGAACCCAACAAAAGAGAAATAAGCTTCTTGAATCCAGAAAGATATCTACCAATCCCGAGACTATGTTGTCCATAAACCTTATTTGGGACTATTTTCTTCGAGGTAAACGGCATTTTAATGAGTTGATTGATGAAACCCATGGGAATAGTCATATTTAA
- a CDS encoding phytoene desaturase family protein, translating to MNAKNIHVIGAGLGGLAISCLLASDGHRVTVFEKNDSPGGKINQVIADGFRFDTGPSLMTMPFVLKELFERCGFRAEDYINLKPVEPICRYFYQDGTVFTSYQDLDNTLDELSQLAPVDVDNYIKFLDYSSNLYQRTKDAFLFNPLYGLKDLGNLNLLDFFRIDAFHTVSDRVDEYFKSPYLRKFFKRFTTYNGSSPYQAPATLNVIPYVELSMGGYYVDGGMYAIVTALHRLAMDLGVEFRFNSDIKRIKVLNKQVESVIDSEGEKHTADLVVSNSDAAETYLELLGEDAVSESKKENIENLEPSCSGFVLLLGINRRYEQLRHHNIFFSEDYELEFQKIFREKVMPEDPTIYIANTSASNPEHAIEGGSNLFVLVNAPYLSENYNWDEHSEAYASFIISELEKRGLENLSSSIVHQSHITPADFREKYRSNRGSIYGTSSNSRFAAFLRPRNKSREVKGLYLTGGSTHPGGGIPLVILSAFHAMELIRRYE from the coding sequence ATGAACGCTAAGAATATACATGTTATCGGTGCCGGCCTTGGTGGGCTGGCCATCTCCTGCCTGCTGGCATCAGATGGCCACCGTGTCACTGTATTTGAAAAAAACGATTCTCCCGGCGGAAAAATAAACCAGGTCATTGCTGATGGCTTTCGCTTTGATACCGGACCTTCCCTGATGACAATGCCCTTTGTATTGAAAGAATTATTCGAACGATGCGGATTCCGCGCTGAAGACTACATCAATCTCAAACCTGTCGAACCGATTTGCCGATACTTCTATCAGGATGGTACAGTTTTTACCAGTTATCAGGATCTTGATAATACATTAGATGAGTTAAGTCAACTAGCTCCGGTAGATGTAGATAACTATATTAAATTTCTTGACTACTCTTCAAATCTGTATCAACGAACAAAGGATGCTTTTCTGTTTAATCCGCTATATGGACTTAAAGATCTGGGCAACTTGAACCTGCTGGACTTTTTCAGGATTGATGCATTTCACACGGTATCGGACCGTGTTGATGAATATTTTAAGTCACCTTACCTGCGAAAATTTTTCAAACGTTTCACTACATATAATGGCTCTTCGCCCTATCAGGCTCCTGCAACTCTAAATGTAATACCTTACGTAGAGTTAAGCATGGGCGGTTATTATGTTGACGGCGGGATGTACGCCATTGTTACCGCCCTTCACCGTCTTGCCATGGATCTGGGAGTGGAATTTCGATTCAATTCTGACATTAAGCGTATTAAAGTACTTAACAAACAAGTCGAATCTGTTATAGATAGTGAAGGTGAAAAGCATACCGCCGACCTTGTGGTATCCAATAGTGATGCAGCGGAAACCTATCTTGAGCTTTTGGGGGAAGATGCAGTCTCTGAATCCAAAAAAGAGAATATTGAAAATTTGGAGCCTTCATGCTCCGGTTTCGTTCTCCTGTTGGGTATCAACAGACGTTACGAGCAGCTAAGACATCATAATATCTTCTTCAGTGAGGACTACGAATTGGAATTTCAAAAGATATTCCGCGAAAAAGTGATGCCTGAAGATCCCACAATTTATATTGCCAATACCTCTGCTTCAAATCCAGAACATGCTATAGAGGGCGGTTCCAATCTTTTTGTATTAGTAAATGCTCCCTACCTGAGTGAGAATTATAATTGGGATGAGCACAGTGAAGCGTATGCCTCTTTTATAATCTCTGAACTGGAAAAGCGCGGACTGGAAAATCTAAGTAGCTCAATTGTACATCAAAGCCACATTACACCGGCAGACTTCCGCGAAAAATATCGATCTAACCGTGGAAGCATTTACGGCACTTCTTCCAACAGTCGATTTGCGGCATTCCTGAGGCCCAGAAATAAGTCGAGAGAAGTTAAAGGCCTATATCTTACCGGTGGAAGCACCCATCCCGGCGGGGGTATTCCATTGGTTATTCTGTCTGCTTTTCACGCAATGGAGCTTATTAGGAGGTATGAGTAA
- the nfo gene encoding deoxyribonuclease IV has translation MKYVGAHVSAAGGVENAPVRADEIGAKAFALFTKNQRQWEGPPLSDENIEGFKKNCEELGYSMDHVMPHDSYLINLGHPEKDKLQKSRDAFLDEMQRCEQLGIKLLNFHPGSHLKKHSPKECLKTIADSINWTLDKTKGVTAVIENTAGQGTNMGFKFEQLAEIIDMVDDKNRVGVCVDTCHAFAAGYDISTEDGFDATFKEFEETVGFEYLKGMHLNDSKKELGSRVDRHDSIGEGLIGLKAFQLLMQDERFDDIPMILETPNTENWPEEIRMLYDMTGN, from the coding sequence ATGAAATACGTAGGAGCACATGTCAGTGCAGCAGGTGGCGTCGAAAATGCACCGGTAAGAGCTGATGAAATTGGAGCAAAAGCATTTGCACTGTTTACTAAAAACCAACGCCAGTGGGAGGGGCCACCGCTGAGTGACGAAAATATTGAGGGCTTCAAGAAAAATTGCGAAGAGCTCGGTTATTCCATGGACCACGTGATGCCGCATGACAGCTATTTGATCAATTTGGGGCACCCGGAAAAGGACAAGCTGCAAAAATCACGGGATGCTTTTCTGGATGAAATGCAGCGCTGCGAGCAGCTGGGAATCAAATTACTAAATTTTCATCCTGGCAGCCATTTGAAGAAGCATAGTCCAAAAGAGTGTCTGAAGACAATTGCAGATTCCATTAACTGGACCCTTGATAAAACTAAGGGAGTCACCGCTGTGATAGAGAATACGGCAGGTCAGGGTACCAATATGGGCTTTAAGTTCGAGCAGTTGGCCGAAATAATCGATATGGTGGATGATAAAAATCGGGTTGGTGTATGTGTTGATACCTGCCATGCTTTTGCGGCAGGCTATGATATCTCGACGGAAGATGGCTTTGATGCAACGTTCAAGGAATTTGAAGAAACCGTAGGGTTTGAATACCTAAAGGGCATGCATCTAAATGACTCCAAGAAGGAGCTGGGCAGCAGGGTCGATCGCCACGATAGCATAGGTGAGGGACTCATCGGTCTCAAAGCTTTTCAACTTCTGATGCAGGACGAACGTTTTGATGATATCCCAATGATTCTGGAAACGCCAAACACCGAAAACTGGCCCGAGGAGATCCGCATGCTTTACGACATGACCGGTAATTAA
- a CDS encoding S10 family peptidase, which translates to MKKDLKYASVFSSIILILLICPLLTTAQEVTIPADTAISSNHEVTINGDNVPYRATIGNQPVWDDDGKPIATLFYTYYERTDVDEQSSRPLVISFNGGPGSASLWMHLGYTGPKKLRISDEGFPIQPYGIEDNEHSILDVADIVYVNPVNTGFSRILDDEVEKETFFGVNADIEYLADWIDTFISRHNRWVSPKFLIGESYGTTRVSGLAGELQNRNWMYLNGVILVSPTGLGVDRDGPVGDALTLPYFTAAAWYHNALPSELQQQDLSQILPEVEEYTINEFIPALSRGGTLTDEKKSEIAERAAYYSGLSEKAFLNHNLRVSTSFFWKELLRDKELTIGRLDSRYRGIDRENAGDRYDFDPALTAWNHAFAPAINHYLRDQLGYETDLRYWLFGPVRPWDRSNNNTGENLREAMAQNPFLNVMVQSGYYDGGTPYFDAKYTMWNLDPSGKLQNRMSFKGYRSGHMMYLRDEDISTSNNDIREFIRSSIPEDGMPAKY; encoded by the coding sequence ATGAAAAAAGATCTAAAATATGCGAGTGTATTCTCTTCAATAATCTTGATACTCTTGATCTGCCCGCTTCTGACAACAGCTCAAGAGGTCACAATACCTGCCGATACCGCCATCAGTTCCAATCACGAAGTTACCATTAACGGTGATAATGTGCCCTATAGGGCTACCATAGGAAATCAACCGGTATGGGATGACGACGGCAAACCGATAGCCACTCTTTTTTATACCTATTATGAGCGTACGGATGTCGACGAACAGAGCAGCAGGCCCCTTGTGATATCCTTTAATGGTGGACCGGGCTCTGCATCCTTGTGGATGCACCTGGGCTATACAGGTCCTAAGAAGCTTCGGATCAGTGATGAGGGGTTTCCTATTCAGCCATACGGAATCGAAGATAATGAGCACTCCATTCTTGATGTTGCGGATATCGTCTACGTAAATCCCGTAAACACCGGCTTCTCCCGTATTTTGGATGATGAAGTGGAAAAAGAGACTTTTTTCGGAGTCAATGCCGATATTGAATATCTCGCAGACTGGATCGATACCTTTATTTCACGTCATAACCGCTGGGTTTCTCCTAAATTTCTTATTGGAGAAAGTTACGGTACCACCCGGGTGTCCGGCCTGGCAGGTGAATTGCAAAACCGAAACTGGATGTATCTAAATGGCGTAATCCTGGTTTCACCTACCGGTTTGGGAGTTGACAGAGACGGACCGGTCGGCGATGCCCTGACGCTTCCATATTTCACAGCTGCTGCATGGTATCATAACGCCCTTCCTTCTGAGTTGCAGCAACAAGACCTTTCCCAAATATTACCAGAAGTTGAAGAATACACTATCAATGAATTTATTCCCGCGCTGAGCCGGGGAGGAACGCTTACTGATGAAAAGAAGAGCGAAATTGCCGAACGGGCTGCCTATTACTCAGGACTTTCTGAAAAGGCATTTCTGAATCACAACCTGCGTGTCTCAACCTCATTTTTTTGGAAAGAACTGCTTAGGGATAAAGAGTTGACTATTGGTCGTCTGGATTCGCGCTATCGTGGCATAGATCGTGAAAATGCCGGAGATCGCTATGATTTTGATCCTGCGTTGACCGCCTGGAATCACGCTTTTGCCCCGGCTATCAACCATTATTTGCGAGATCAGCTGGGTTATGAAACCGATCTTCGGTACTGGCTTTTCGGACCGGTAAGACCCTGGGACCGATCGAACAACAATACCGGAGAGAATTTGCGGGAAGCTATGGCGCAAAATCCATTTCTGAATGTAATGGTACAATCCGGCTATTATGATGGCGGAACTCCCTATTTTGATGCTAAATATACGATGTGGAACCTGGATCCGTCCGGTAAACTACAGAACAGAATGAGCTTTAAAGGATACCGCAGCGGACACATGATGTACCTTCGTGATGAAGATATCAGTACATCGAATAATGATATCAGGGAGTTCATCAGGAGTTCCATTCCCGAAGACGGAATGCCGGCGAAGTACTAA